The following are encoded together in the Thermococcus sibiricus MM 739 genome:
- the rrp4 gene encoding exosome complex RNA-binding protein Rrp4, producing the protein MKKIFVKNRDLVVPGTLLAQGSFKNGRGTFKEGNRLYSSVVGLVRVSNDTVSVVPLEGPYIPEVGDTVIGKIVDVKFSNWIVDIGAPYQAGLRVQDVIEGRVDVLKTDLRKIFDIGDIIYAKIKAYNEINQIDLITKGMPFNGGPLKGGQLVKITPSKVPRLIGKGGSMINMIKNLTGTRIIVGQNGWVWVSGRKEELEKLAIEAILKVNRESHTQGLTDRVREMLVKRLNELKEQGIIEEIPQLEEGEGQ; encoded by the coding sequence ATGAAAAAGATTTTTGTAAAAAATAGGGATTTAGTGGTTCCAGGGACACTCTTGGCACAAGGATCATTCAAAAATGGAAGAGGAACTTTTAAAGAAGGGAACAGACTTTACTCAAGTGTTGTTGGATTAGTCAGGGTTTCAAATGACACTGTATCGGTGGTTCCATTAGAAGGTCCATACATCCCAGAAGTTGGGGATACAGTAATTGGCAAAATAGTTGATGTAAAATTCTCAAACTGGATAGTTGATATAGGAGCTCCTTATCAAGCTGGACTTAGGGTACAAGATGTGATAGAAGGACGAGTAGATGTATTAAAGACGGATTTAAGGAAGATATTTGACATAGGAGATATAATCTACGCAAAAATAAAGGCATATAACGAGATTAATCAGATTGATTTGATTACCAAGGGAATGCCATTCAATGGAGGGCCATTAAAAGGAGGCCAGCTAGTAAAGATAACTCCATCAAAAGTTCCTCGTTTGATAGGAAAAGGCGGTTCAATGATAAACATGATAAAGAATCTTACAGGGACTAGAATTATTGTTGGCCAAAATGGATGGGTATGGGTTAGTGGAAGAAAAGAAGAACTTGAAAAGCTGGCTATAGAAGCTATTCTCAAGGTCAACAGAGAAAGTCATACCCAAGGATTGACAGATCGCGTTAGGGAAATGCTTGTTAAAAGATTAAACGAGCTTAAAGAACAGGGAATTATTGAAGAGATTCCTCAATTAGAAGAGGGTGAAGGACAATGA
- a CDS encoding ribosome assembly factor SBDS, with the protein MPVSIDKAVIARLKTHGEIFEILVDPYLARDFKEGKELPVEEILATPYIFKDAHKGDKASEHEMEKIFGTNDPYEIAKIILRKGEVQLTAEQRKQMLEDKKKQIAMIIHRNAVDPRSGYPHPPDRILKAMEEVGVRVDIFKDAQAQVPEIIKALRRVLPLKIETKVIAVKIPSEYSGKAYGEVRTFGNIKREEWASDGSWMFLIEIPGGIEEEFYEKLNALTKGTVVTKLIERKGL; encoded by the coding sequence ATGCCAGTGAGTATCGATAAAGCAGTTATTGCCAGATTGAAGACACATGGAGAAATTTTTGAAATACTAGTAGATCCATATTTGGCTAGAGACTTCAAAGAAGGCAAAGAACTCCCTGTTGAAGAAATTCTTGCCACCCCTTATATTTTTAAAGATGCTCATAAAGGGGATAAGGCAAGTGAACATGAAATGGAAAAGATTTTTGGAACAAATGACCCTTATGAAATCGCAAAGATAATTCTCCGAAAGGGAGAGGTTCAGCTTACAGCGGAACAGAGAAAGCAGATGCTTGAAGATAAGAAAAAGCAGATAGCCATGATAATTCATCGGAATGCAGTTGACCCGAGAAGTGGCTATCCTCACCCCCCTGATAGAATTCTCAAAGCAATGGAAGAGGTAGGAGTAAGAGTGGATATATTCAAAGATGCACAGGCCCAAGTTCCAGAGATAATAAAAGCTTTGAGAAGGGTCTTACCGTTAAAAATTGAAACAAAGGTAATTGCTGTAAAGATACCATCGGAGTACAGTGGAAAGGCTTATGGAGAGGTAAGAACATTTGGGAATATAAAAAGAGAAGAATGGGCGAGTGACGGGTCTTGGATGTTTTTGATTGAGATTCCAGGTGGAATTGAAGAAGAATTTTATGAGAAACTGAATGCCCTCACAAAGGGCACGGTTGTAACTAAACTTATAGAGAGGAAGGGACTATGA
- the psmA gene encoding archaeal proteasome endopeptidase complex subunit alpha, with the protein MAFVPPQAGYDRAITVFSPDGRLFQVQYAREAVKRGATAVGVKCKDGVVLAVEKRVTSKLIEPESYEKIFQIDDHIAAASSGIIADARVLVDRARLEAQIYRLTYGEPVPLTVLVKKICDLKQMHTQYGGVRPFGAALLMAGVNEKPELFETDPSGAYFEWKAVAIGSGRNTAMAIFEEKYRDEMTLEEAIKLAVLALSKIMEEPSPESIEVAVISVKEKKFKKITPEEVAKCLEEALKEVEAEEVPEKEEDYSELDSNY; encoded by the coding sequence ATGGCGTTTGTACCACCACAAGCCGGGTATGATAGGGCAATAACGGTTTTCAGCCCTGATGGAAGGCTTTTCCAGGTCCAATATGCAAGAGAAGCTGTTAAGAGAGGTGCCACTGCAGTTGGAGTAAAGTGTAAGGATGGCGTCGTTTTAGCTGTAGAAAAGAGGGTAACAAGTAAACTTATAGAACCAGAGAGTTACGAAAAGATTTTCCAAATTGATGACCACATAGCGGCGGCCTCAAGCGGCATAATAGCTGATGCGAGGGTTCTTGTGGATAGAGCTCGTTTAGAGGCCCAAATTTATCGTTTAACTTATGGAGAACCAGTGCCATTAACAGTTCTAGTTAAAAAGATCTGTGATCTAAAACAAATGCATACCCAATACGGCGGTGTCAGGCCATTTGGAGCTGCTCTTTTGATGGCCGGCGTAAATGAAAAGCCCGAATTGTTCGAAACCGATCCAAGTGGTGCATATTTTGAATGGAAAGCCGTTGCAATAGGAAGTGGGAGAAACACAGCAATGGCAATCTTTGAAGAAAAATATAGAGACGAAATGACATTGGAAGAGGCAATCAAGCTGGCGGTTTTGGCTTTGTCAAAAATCATGGAAGAACCCTCCCCTGAGAGCATTGAAGTTGCAGTAATTTCAGTAAAAGAAAAGAAATTCAAAAAGATTACTCCAGAAGAAGTGGCCAAATGTCTTGAAGAGGCTTTGAAAGAGGTCGAAGCTGAAGAAGTTCCCGAAAAAGAAGAAGACTATAGTGAGTTAGACAGCAACTACTGA
- a CDS encoding ribonuclease P protein component 2, translating into MRRKPKTLPPTLRDKNRYIAFQVTGERPFKKEMIKKAIWDVSLKTLGELGTARAKPWFIKFDEKTQTGIVRCDRKYVEEIRFVLTLITEINGSKAIVRTLGVSGTIKRLKMKFLKEFGWK; encoded by the coding sequence ATGAGAAGGAAACCAAAAACATTGCCCCCTACCCTAAGAGACAAAAATCGTTACATAGCTTTTCAGGTTACTGGAGAGAGGCCTTTCAAAAAAGAAATGATAAAGAAGGCCATTTGGGATGTCTCTCTTAAAACTTTGGGCGAACTGGGAACTGCGAGGGCGAAACCTTGGTTCATAAAGTTTGACGAAAAAACCCAAACCGGAATTGTAAGATGTGATAGGAAATATGTAGAGGAAATCCGATTTGTATTAACGTTGATAACTGAAATAAATGGTTCAAAAGCTATTGTGAGGACACTTGGAGTGTCTGGAACGATAAAAAGACTTAAAATGAAATTTTTGAAAGAGTTTGGATGGAAGTAA
- a CDS encoding DUF763 domain-containing protein, producing the protein MMRRGIAELPLHGGHVPRWLALRMKRLADLVIKLLVDEYGTQGVLERLADPVWFQALNNLIGMDWDSSGSTTVTAGMVKDVLSKEDLGIKAAGGKGTKSRKTPEELKQISEIYGLDADEYIKTSKLVAKVDTVALQTGYQLYHHVFFVDQDGRWTIVQQGMNPSIKLARRYHWFSEKIESFTLEPHKGISGIKSDYSLNTIAKESKEYQKTLLDIISESPTKIEREVKSIEALSKGYTPLFYKPYEKREVLPIVERYQSFGRFELNKKALELARELSVSNYDELLLIKGLGPSTLRALSLVLELVYDVHPSWKDPVTHPPDPFKFAYAVGGKDKVPFPIERSTYDDLISFLEKLLEKGKEEREVVKQVTKISEKWKFPEEEKRAT; encoded by the coding sequence ATGATGAGGAGAGGTATTGCAGAACTCCCCTTACATGGGGGACATGTCCCGAGATGGCTCGCCCTTAGAATGAAACGGTTAGCTGATCTTGTCATAAAGCTTCTTGTGGACGAATATGGCACTCAGGGCGTTCTTGAGAGGCTGGCCGATCCAGTGTGGTTCCAAGCACTAAACAACTTAATTGGGATGGATTGGGACTCTTCTGGGAGCACTACAGTCACTGCAGGGATGGTAAAAGATGTGCTTTCTAAAGAAGACCTTGGAATCAAAGCTGCAGGCGGTAAAGGGACCAAGAGCAGGAAAACTCCCGAAGAATTAAAGCAAATAAGCGAAATATACGGCCTCGATGCAGATGAATACATAAAAACTTCAAAACTAGTTGCCAAAGTTGATACAGTGGCCTTACAAACCGGGTACCAGCTTTATCATCACGTCTTCTTTGTTGACCAAGATGGAAGGTGGACCATCGTGCAACAGGGCATGAATCCGAGCATCAAGCTTGCGAGAAGATATCACTGGTTCTCTGAAAAAATTGAATCCTTTACTTTGGAACCACATAAGGGAATAAGCGGGATAAAAAGTGATTATAGCCTGAATACAATTGCGAAAGAAAGCAAAGAGTATCAAAAAACTCTCCTAGATATAATTTCAGAAAGTCCCACAAAAATCGAAAGAGAGGTTAAGAGCATAGAGGCCCTATCAAAAGGTTACACTCCACTGTTCTATAAGCCCTATGAAAAAAGGGAAGTCTTACCAATAGTGGAACGCTATCAGAGCTTTGGAAGATTTGAACTCAATAAAAAAGCATTGGAACTAGCAAGAGAACTTAGTGTAAGCAATTATGACGAGCTTTTGCTGATTAAGGGCCTAGGCCCAAGTACGTTAAGAGCATTGTCTCTCGTTCTTGAGTTGGTGTATGACGTTCATCCCTCCTGGAAAGACCCAGTTACCCATCCTCCTGATCCATTCAAATTTGCCTATGCTGTTGGTGGAAAGGATAAGGTGCCGTTCCCTATTGAGAGGAGTACTTATGACGATCTGATTTCTTTCCTCGAGAAGCTTCTTGAAAAGGGCAAAGAAGAGCGAGAAGTTGTTAAACAGGTCACAAAGATAAGTGAAAAGTGGAAGTTCCCAGAGGAGGAGAAGAGAGCTACTTAG
- a CDS encoding HNH endonuclease yields the protein MMSWSDELDRVTGERNITGAMRRDIIEVVGRKCEYCGRRVSTTAGYIHHIKPIREGGKTTPSNIIVLCGTCHRNADNAIISRKELKEKVRSRSKNVQDSIRRILNRNKSGKSSSTKSKEQFDLGISELNLLVEPKKKRGRKNKNSFDLELPSFSIEDELFGTFKKKKRKKKWWF from the coding sequence ATGATGTCCTGGTCTGATGAACTTGATAGGGTCACTGGTGAGAGGAATATAACAGGAGCTATGCGAAGGGATATCATTGAAGTTGTGGGGAGAAAGTGTGAATACTGTGGAAGACGAGTAAGTACAACTGCCGGTTATATTCATCATATTAAACCAATCAGAGAAGGCGGTAAGACAACTCCCTCCAACATTATAGTACTGTGTGGCACTTGCCATAGAAACGCGGACAATGCAATAATCAGTAGAAAGGAACTTAAAGAGAAAGTTAGGAGTAGATCAAAGAACGTTCAAGATTCTATCAGACGTATTCTAAATCGAAACAAATCTGGAAAATCATCTAGTACAAAATCTAAAGAACAATTTGATTTGGGGATATCTGAACTCAATCTCCTTGTTGAACCCAAAAAGAAACGTGGACGGAAAAATAAGAATTCTTTTGACCTAGAACTTCCTAGTTTTAGTATAGAGGATGAACTCTTCGGAACTTTCAAAAAGAAAAAACGGAAGAAAAAGTGGTGGTTTTAA
- a CDS encoding DUF357 domain-containing protein, which produces MEREITEEKLKKYFEITKQALERLEIAVHEKSLLFSVAQDFLTMAKSYYSDAEYYYKKGDYVTAFAALNYAHGFIDAGVRLGVFEGEDDRLFAFG; this is translated from the coding sequence GTGGAGAGGGAGATCACCGAAGAAAAACTTAAGAAGTACTTCGAAATCACAAAACAAGCTCTTGAGAGGCTAGAAATTGCAGTACATGAAAAAAGCCTTCTCTTTTCTGTAGCGCAAGACTTTTTAACTATGGCAAAAAGCTACTATAGCGACGCTGAATACTACTACAAAAAAGGGGATTATGTCACAGCGTTTGCAGCTTTAAACTATGCCCATGGGTTTATTGATGCCGGAGTAAGACTTGGAGTGTTTGAAGGAGAAGATGACAGACTGTTTGCATTCGGGTGA
- a CDS encoding DUF555 domain-containing protein yields MGDYIVVLEAPIIVREVESADDAINVAVSKVAKALNKEKLDFVRVEIGYSQCPVCGSPFESAFVIGNVGLVGIYLTLKVFNAQSLEHAERIAKAVVGKALKKVPLKVFEIKEFHDGKEEGIELNNHKNEF; encoded by the coding sequence ATGGGAGACTATATCGTTGTCCTTGAGGCTCCAATAATAGTGAGAGAGGTTGAAAGTGCAGACGATGCAATAAACGTTGCTGTTTCAAAGGTTGCAAAGGCGTTAAATAAGGAAAAACTGGACTTTGTAAGGGTGGAAATAGGATATTCCCAGTGCCCGGTTTGTGGTTCACCATTTGAAAGTGCTTTTGTGATTGGGAATGTGGGTCTGGTTGGAATTTATCTTACCCTTAAAGTGTTCAATGCCCAGAGTTTGGAGCATGCTGAGAGAATAGCAAAAGCCGTTGTTGGAAAGGCCTTAAAAAAAGTCCCATTAAAAGTTTTTGAGATAAAGGAGTTCCACGATGGAAAAGAAGAGGGTATTGAACTCAATAACCACAAAAATGAGTTTTGA
- the pyrG gene encoding glutamine hydrolyzing CTP synthase → MAKIIFVTGGVVSGLGKGITSASLGMLMKSRGLKTTNIKIDPYLNYDAGTMSPYQHGEVFVLDDGGEVDLDLGNYERFLNTSLTFDHNITTGKVYSTVIEKERRGDYLGATVQVIPHITNEIKERVRKIADEYDVVVVEIGGTVGDIESMPFLEAARQMQLEEGRDNVAFVHVTYVPKLKVVGEQKTKPTQHSVKELRSLGIQPDAIIARSEDPLEENAKKKISLFTNVPTEAVISAYDVEDTYEVPLLLEKEGLGKYLTKRLGIDDREPDLKAWKEMVRKYKEIRDEVEIAIVGKYVKLADSYLSIKEALKHSSVANEVKVRIRWIEAEDLEKEGVKLLENVDGIIVPGGFGARGSEGKIMAVKYARENNIPFLGICFGFQLTVVEFARHVLGFKGANSTEIDPHTPYPIIDLMEEQRDLDKLGGTMRLGAYPIKIKKDTLAHKLYAKELIYERHRHRWEVNPDFINELEKAGLVFSGIAGDDERRMEILELPDKHYFIATQFHPEFKSRPMNPAPVFKGLVKAAKERRYG, encoded by the coding sequence ATGGCAAAGATCATCTTTGTAACCGGTGGAGTAGTGAGCGGCCTTGGAAAGGGAATAACGAGTGCCTCACTCGGAATGCTCATGAAATCGAGAGGCTTGAAAACCACAAACATAAAAATCGACCCCTACCTCAACTACGATGCGGGGACGATGAGCCCTTATCAGCACGGTGAAGTTTTTGTACTAGACGATGGAGGAGAAGTTGATCTTGATCTGGGGAATTATGAGCGCTTTTTAAACACAAGTTTAACCTTTGATCATAACATAACTACCGGAAAGGTATATTCTACTGTTATAGAAAAAGAGAGAAGGGGAGATTATTTAGGAGCCACAGTACAGGTCATCCCTCATATAACAAACGAAATAAAAGAACGTGTAAGGAAAATTGCAGACGAATATGATGTAGTTGTTGTTGAAATTGGAGGTACTGTTGGTGACATAGAGAGCATGCCCTTCCTTGAGGCGGCCAGGCAAATGCAACTTGAGGAAGGCAGGGATAATGTAGCATTTGTTCATGTAACTTATGTTCCAAAGCTTAAAGTTGTAGGAGAGCAAAAGACAAAGCCGACTCAGCACAGTGTCAAAGAGCTCCGATCATTGGGAATCCAGCCTGATGCAATAATAGCAAGGAGTGAGGACCCACTTGAAGAGAATGCAAAGAAAAAGATAAGTCTCTTCACAAACGTACCTACTGAAGCCGTGATTTCTGCTTATGATGTTGAGGATACCTATGAAGTGCCCCTATTGCTTGAAAAAGAAGGATTAGGCAAATACCTTACAAAAAGGCTCGGAATCGATGATAGGGAACCCGATCTGAAGGCCTGGAAGGAGATGGTTAGAAAGTACAAAGAAATAAGAGATGAGGTGGAAATAGCAATCGTCGGTAAATACGTTAAACTCGCTGACTCTTATCTAAGCATTAAAGAGGCCCTAAAGCACTCAAGTGTAGCTAATGAAGTGAAAGTCAGAATAAGGTGGATTGAAGCCGAAGATCTGGAGAAAGAAGGAGTTAAACTCCTTGAGAATGTTGATGGCATTATAGTGCCTGGAGGATTTGGGGCTAGAGGTAGTGAAGGAAAGATAATGGCCGTGAAATACGCAAGAGAAAACAACATTCCCTTCTTGGGAATTTGCTTTGGATTCCAGTTAACAGTAGTAGAATTCGCACGGCATGTGTTAGGCTTTAAAGGAGCGAACTCCACAGAGATAGATCCCCATACTCCTTATCCAATCATTGATCTCATGGAAGAGCAACGTGACCTTGATAAGCTTGGTGGCACAATGAGACTTGGAGCATACCCAATAAAAATAAAGAAAGACACACTTGCTCACAAACTCTATGCTAAGGAACTTATCTATGAGCGCCACAGACACCGCTGGGAAGTAAATCCCGATTTTATTAATGAACTCGAGAAAGCAGGTTTGGTTTTCAGTGGTATAGCTGGCGACGATGAGAGGAGAATGGAAATCCTTGAGCTACCTGATAAGCACTACTTCATAGCAACACAATTCCACCCTGAGTTCAAATCACGGCCCATGAATCCAGCTCCAGTATTTAAAGGCCTGGTAAAAGCAGCAAAAGAGAGAAGATATGGTTAA
- a CDS encoding PLP-dependent cysteine synthase family protein, with protein MVIKMAGKLANSSVELIGDTPIVRLSKIDKDYPFEIWAKCEFMNPTGSVKDRMAYYMIKEAEKQGKLKPGMTIAIATTGNTGIAFAAWGSYFGYDVLIVMPEEMSYERKLLDMLFGAKLIYTPGGESDAMGALEYAKKLEKENPDKYVVLDQWDDEANFKAHYETTGREIIEQLGAENIKGFVAGVGSGGTLVGIAKRLKDANPRIITAGMEPAECPTAEGWFKSGELGAWGRHEVEGIGDGFVPSLVEKYKQYIDDWVTVSSDEAIEMARRIARREALGVGISSGANVVAAIKLAERHNFGEGDRVVTILPDYAARYFSTRLFLKRRLGTEEHERMLELARED; from the coding sequence ATGGTGATAAAGATGGCAGGCAAGCTAGCTAATAGTAGTGTAGAATTAATTGGAGACACACCAATAGTAAGGCTTTCCAAAATAGATAAAGACTATCCGTTTGAAATTTGGGCAAAGTGTGAATTTATGAATCCCACTGGTAGTGTAAAAGATAGAATGGCTTATTACATGATAAAAGAGGCCGAAAAACAGGGAAAATTGAAACCAGGAATGACCATAGCGATAGCCACGACCGGGAACACTGGAATAGCATTTGCTGCTTGGGGTTCTTACTTTGGGTATGATGTCTTAATAGTCATGCCTGAGGAAATGAGCTACGAGAGGAAACTTTTAGACATGCTCTTTGGTGCTAAATTAATCTATACTCCCGGGGGAGAAAGCGACGCTATGGGAGCATTAGAATACGCGAAAAAGCTTGAAAAAGAAAATCCTGACAAATATGTGGTGTTGGATCAGTGGGATGATGAGGCAAACTTCAAGGCCCATTACGAAACCACGGGAAGAGAAATAATAGAGCAGCTGGGAGCAGAGAATATTAAAGGCTTCGTGGCTGGAGTTGGCTCAGGAGGAACACTTGTTGGGATTGCAAAGAGATTGAAAGATGCTAACCCTAGGATAATAACTGCGGGAATGGAGCCAGCAGAGTGTCCAACGGCTGAAGGATGGTTCAAAAGTGGGGAGTTAGGAGCTTGGGGAAGGCATGAAGTTGAGGGGATTGGTGATGGGTTTGTTCCAAGTTTGGTTGAAAAATACAAGCAATATATTGATGATTGGGTTACTGTGAGTAGTGATGAAGCAATTGAAATGGCAAGAAGAATAGCTAGGAGGGAAGCTCTTGGAGTTGGAATTTCATCAGGAGCAAATGTAGTAGCAGCAATAAAACTTGCAGAACGGCACAACTTTGGAGAAGGGGATAGAGTTGTTACAATTCTCCCTGATTATGCGGCGAGATACTTTAGCACTAGACTCTTCCTAAAGAGGAGACTAGGAACAGAAGAGCACGAAAGAATGCTAGAACTGGCCAGGGAGGATTAA
- a CDS encoding arginase family protein, whose translation MEEGLFLTEHSIQIGKRGSTYSKDEIDKARELGFEIVTAEEMFKLGIDKVAQMIQERVGYVKVFVTFDIDFIDSAYAPGTGTPEVGGPTSREALELIRKGLKGLNFAGFDLVEVYPQYDPGFITALLAVNIVFEFISLIASNKKNTLTLQSSRPLKVLALWEKIYKQIFKMPIGLRSS comes from the coding sequence TTGGAAGAGGGTTTGTTTCTTACTGAGCATTCTATTCAAATTGGGAAAAGAGGTTCTACATACTCCAAAGATGAAATAGATAAAGCAAGAGAGCTTGGGTTTGAGATAGTAACTGCCGAAGAAATGTTCAAACTTGGAATTGACAAGGTAGCGCAGATGATTCAAGAGCGCGTAGGCTATGTTAAAGTCTTTGTAACGTTTGACATTGATTTTATTGACTCGGCATATGCTCCAGGAACAGGAACACCTGAAGTAGGTGGTCCTACTAGCAGAGAGGCACTAGAACTAATAAGAAAAGGACTAAAAGGATTAAATTTTGCAGGCTTTGATTTGGTGGAGGTTTATCCTCAATACGACCCAGGCTTTATTACTGCACTCTTGGCTGTAAACATTGTCTTTGAATTCATTTCATTAATTGCTTCGAACAAAAAGAATACATTAACACTGCAATCAAGCAGACCATTGAAAGTACTTGCCCTATGGGAAAAGATTTATAAGCAAATTTTTAAAATGCCCATAGGGTTAAGATCATCATGA
- a CDS encoding 30S ribosomal protein S8e, protein MAIWQGRSLKKPSGGRIIFTRKKRKRELGREPALTRVVEEKEERKIIRTYGGNRKVRLVKTIYANVFENGKGKKAKIISVVENPANRQYVRRNIVTKGAIVQTEIGKALVTSRPGQDGVVNAVLLKEESA, encoded by the coding sequence ATGGCTATCTGGCAAGGAAGATCACTAAAAAAACCTTCAGGTGGAAGAATCATATTCACAAGAAAGAAGAGAAAAAGAGAGCTTGGAAGAGAACCGGCACTAACTAGGGTAGTTGAAGAAAAGGAAGAAAGAAAAATCATAAGGACGTATGGAGGCAACAGAAAGGTTAGACTCGTCAAGACCATCTATGCAAATGTTTTCGAGAATGGAAAGGGTAAAAAAGCAAAAATAATCAGTGTAGTGGAAAATCCGGCTAACAGACAATACGTTAGGAGAAATATAGTCACAAAGGGCGCAATTGTCCAGACAGAGATTGGAAAGGCCTTAGTAACTTCAAGACCAGGTCAAGATGGCGTTGTAAATGCAGTCCTTCTAAAAGAAGAAAGCGCTTGA
- a CDS encoding zinc ribbon domain-containing protein, translating to MEYSRLEKILASLFVAFLLLASINFLRELENIPQRPDYTYYQEKYGITPLLENQSRLMELDRELYEGYKKAESNLTEAERVYLFKREEYRVALESGNATKELEQEYLKAKEEYEKAYLKYLGAKSAYDDVHNKLQELSSQIQELMQKANEEYTRAYQVYRLKVLMLKLAFVLPIFVMSLLLLRKYKNIYTSSLIAYSALLLLYLTISAIWNIVHIIGISLFGAVATLAALYYLRKEYFKPERVYKRRIAQNKCYNCGFPIKDDYLNCPNCGAKLKEKCEHCGALKPIHLQFCPYCGQ from the coding sequence GTGGAATATTCACGGCTTGAAAAAATATTAGCAAGTTTGTTTGTTGCATTCCTTCTTTTAGCGAGCATAAATTTTCTGAGAGAGCTTGAAAATATCCCTCAAAGACCAGATTATACATACTACCAAGAAAAATATGGGATAACACCTCTTCTTGAAAATCAAAGTCGTCTAATGGAACTTGATAGGGAGCTTTATGAGGGATATAAAAAGGCTGAAAGTAATCTTACGGAAGCTGAGAGGGTTTATCTCTTCAAAAGGGAGGAATACAGAGTTGCACTTGAGAGTGGAAATGCAACAAAGGAGCTTGAACAGGAATATTTGAAAGCAAAAGAGGAATATGAAAAAGCTTATTTAAAATATCTTGGAGCAAAAAGCGCTTATGATGATGTTCACAATAAGCTACAGGAGCTGAGCTCACAAATTCAAGAGTTGATGCAAAAAGCGAATGAAGAATACACCCGAGCGTATCAAGTGTACAGACTCAAGGTTTTAATGCTTAAACTTGCATTTGTTCTGCCAATTTTTGTGATGTCACTACTCCTTCTCAGAAAGTACAAAAACATTTACACCTCATCGTTGATCGCATATTCAGCATTACTTCTCCTCTACCTGACAATCTCGGCAATATGGAACATAGTTCATATCATAGGTATTAGTCTATTTGGAGCTGTGGCAACACTTGCAGCCCTTTACTATCTCAGGAAGGAGTATTTCAAGCCTGAAAGAGTTTATAAAAGGAGAATTGCCCAAAACAAATGCTACAACTGTGGATTCCCAATAAAGGACGACTACCTTAACTGTCCTAATTGCGGAGCAAAGTTAAAAGAAAAGTGTGAGCATTGTGGAGCTCTTAAGCCTATTCACCTTCAGTTTTGCCCATACTGCGGGCAATAG